A single region of the Gilliamella apis genome encodes:
- a CDS encoding carboxylate/amino acid/amine transporter, with translation MYYLIFVTIVWSFSFSFIAVYLSGQVDTWFAVVMRVLLAFITFIPFLRFKNVSVKQMLLLMGVGACQLGIMYFFYYNSFQYISVPEVLLFTISTPIYVTIIYDLLQGHRLRLNYLLTAIIAVIGAAIIRYDHISRDFIIGFLLIQGANIVFALGQVGYKRIMELYPLPQHQAFAWVYFGAIVVATIGWLLFGNADKLPTTQLQWGIIIWLGVVASGLCYFLWNLGATKVDSGTLAIMNNLVIPAGILVNVVIWHQSIDWGRFTVGSAVIVFALILHHKFKNFAVK, from the coding sequence ATGTATTACCTTATTTTTGTCACCATTGTTTGGTCGTTTTCATTTAGTTTTATTGCAGTTTATTTAAGTGGTCAAGTTGATACTTGGTTTGCGGTAGTCATGCGCGTTTTGCTGGCTTTTATTACCTTTATTCCTTTTTTACGTTTTAAAAATGTCTCTGTAAAGCAGATGTTGCTTTTGATGGGAGTAGGTGCATGCCAATTAGGAATTATGTACTTCTTTTATTACAACTCATTTCAATATATTTCGGTGCCAGAGGTTCTATTATTTACCATTTCAACGCCAATTTATGTCACCATCATCTATGATTTACTGCAAGGGCATCGACTAAGACTTAATTATTTATTAACGGCCATTATAGCGGTAATTGGTGCGGCAATTATCCGTTATGATCACATCAGTCGTGATTTTATCATTGGCTTTTTATTAATTCAGGGGGCCAATATCGTCTTTGCCTTAGGGCAAGTCGGCTATAAACGTATTATGGAACTCTATCCATTACCGCAACATCAAGCTTTTGCTTGGGTCTATTTTGGCGCAATAGTTGTAGCAACTATTGGTTGGTTATTATTTGGTAATGCTGACAAACTGCCTACCACTCAATTACAGTGGGGGATTATTATTTGGTTAGGTGTTGTGGCTTCGGGATTATGTTATTTTTTATGGAATTTAGGTGCGACTAAAGTCGATTCTGGTACATTGGCGATTATGAATAATTTGGTTATTCCGGCTGGTATTTTAGTTAATGTTGTTATTTGGCACCAATCAATAGATTGGGGGCGATTCACTGTTGGTAGTGCGG